In the Theobroma cacao cultivar B97-61/B2 chromosome 1, Criollo_cocoa_genome_V2, whole genome shotgun sequence genome, one interval contains:
- the LOC18612409 gene encoding uncharacterized protein LOC18612409 has translation MWRMLVVLRRNLQNIKKSPRVADENMVGGVNTNNNNGAEMPIFIDRRPRGSWNGLSVICSVVRAPLSLVSCFSQPHVNGADGVWVSSEFAQISEMNHLMVSDSMRYAILM, from the coding sequence atgtggcGTATGCTGGTGGTTTTGCGACGAAACCTCCAAAACATCAAGAAAAGCCCCCGAGTAGCCGATGAGAACATGGTTGGAGGAGTgaatactaataataataatggagCTGAGATGCCAATTTTCATCGACAGAAGACCCCGCGGATCCTGGAATGGTCTTTCTGTCATTTGCAGCGTTGTTAGAGCTCCTCTCTCTTTAGTTTCTTGCTTCTCTCAACCCCATGTTAATGGGGCTGATGGAGTTTGGGTGTCGAGTGAATTTGCTCAGATATCAGAGATGAATCATTTGATGGTAAGTGACAGCATGCGTTATGCAATCTTGATGTAA